Proteins co-encoded in one Pirellulales bacterium genomic window:
- a CDS encoding PEP-CTERM sorting domain-containing protein — protein MSRFSHHPAPWARNIAIAIIFLAASQSISWGVSPLPVGGNLNKPNTTPPNVLPAPYYTAGPVPAQYSHLLISTPFPYLFTGGANGAFTGTVTSSVFQDPVSKNLAFAYKFTNTPNTTSPNEIVRITIDDPSQPWAGVTISDAGADGTGSSTPQGTINWASGDPYDLDRDPSFSDPGIQFKVLSNGTELVSSSTESDTSSTIWFATNAKSFRPTGVGLSDGGDTGTAQAYGPAVPEPSTLLLLLIGSGCGLFAIRRRASVKR, from the coding sequence GTGAGTCGTTTTTCACATCATCCCGCGCCTTGGGCGCGGAATATCGCCATTGCGATCATCTTCCTTGCGGCATCGCAATCGATCTCGTGGGGAGTCTCGCCGCTTCCGGTCGGCGGCAATCTGAATAAGCCGAATACAACTCCGCCGAACGTCCTGCCCGCGCCGTATTACACCGCCGGTCCCGTACCGGCGCAGTATTCGCACTTGCTGATCAGTACGCCGTTCCCGTATCTGTTTACAGGCGGCGCAAACGGCGCCTTCACGGGTACCGTGACGAGCAGTGTCTTTCAGGACCCGGTTTCCAAGAACTTGGCCTTTGCTTACAAGTTCACCAATACGCCCAACACGACGTCGCCGAACGAAATCGTGCGGATCACGATCGACGATCCGAGTCAACCGTGGGCTGGAGTGACGATCTCCGATGCCGGCGCGGATGGCACCGGGTCGTCCACGCCGCAGGGGACGATCAACTGGGCGAGCGGCGATCCGTATGACCTCGACCGCGATCCGTCGTTCAGCGACCCCGGCATCCAGTTCAAGGTCCTCAGTAACGGCACCGAATTGGTGTCATCGAGCACCGAGAGCGATACGTCGTCGACGATCTGGTTTGCTACGAACGCCAAGAGTTTTCGCCCGACCGGCGTGGGTCTTTCGGATGGCGGCGATACTGGCACAGCCCAGGCCTATGGCCCCGCCGTTCCCGAGCCGTCTACTTTGCTGCTCCTGCTGATCGGCTCCGGCTGCGGCCTATTCGCGATCCGCCGCCGCGCCAGTGTCAAGCGCTGA
- a CDS encoding CBS domain-containing protein, protein MNRLDVKRIQIREAVHRLGGCPAQGRLKVRDVMTPAPTCIASSTSVLDVVRMFHAKEFRHLLVTDPGGRLLGLVSDRDVLRCFGPGRYPDQERLAGITALEIMSADLITTAPEAPLVSSAGEMLGHGISCLPVLADDKLVGILTNTDLETVLEVLLQTSQAALAALSAAASTLA, encoded by the coding sequence ATGAACCGTCTCGATGTCAAGCGAATTCAGATTCGCGAAGCCGTGCATCGGCTGGGGGGCTGTCCGGCACAAGGCCGGCTCAAAGTCCGGGACGTGATGACTCCAGCGCCGACCTGCATCGCCTCGAGCACTAGCGTGCTCGACGTGGTGCGGATGTTTCACGCCAAGGAGTTTCGGCACCTGTTGGTCACCGATCCGGGTGGGCGATTGCTGGGACTGGTGAGCGATCGCGACGTGCTCCGCTGCTTTGGTCCAGGGCGTTATCCGGATCAGGAGCGGCTCGCCGGGATCACCGCGCTCGAGATCATGAGCGCGGACCTGATCACCACGGCGCCCGAGGCGCCGCTGGTCTCCTCCGCCGGTGAGATGCTGGGCCACGGCATCAGTTGCCTGCCGGTGTTGGCGGACGACAAGCTCGTCGGAATCTTGACCAACACGGATTTGGAAACCGTCTTGGAAGTCTTGCTGCAAACGTCACAGGCGGCACTGGCCGCACTATCGGCCGCGGCGAGCACGCTGGCTTGA